One Capsicum annuum cultivar UCD-10X-F1 chromosome 2, UCD10Xv1.1, whole genome shotgun sequence genomic window carries:
- the LOC107857669 gene encoding uncharacterized protein LOC107857669 has protein sequence MSNLSKLDFVELDISEKNYLSWVLDVESHLTAKGLSDTITPDNTSSSQDKDKDKAMIVLYHYLDEGLKVQYLSVKDPLELWTDLKERIVSQLKLCGEIINAEDMMEKTLTNFHASNVILQ, from the exons ATGTCAAATTTGTCGAAGCTTGATTTTGTGGAACTTGACATctctgaaaaaaattatttgtcatgGGTTCTTGACGTTGAGAGTCACCTAACTGCTAAGGGTCTTAGTGATACTATTACCCCAGATAATACATCGTCGAGTCAGGACAAGGATAAGGACAAGGCTATGATTGTCCTTTATCATTATCTGGATGAAGGACTGAAGGTTCAATACCTTTCAGTGAAAGATCCACTtgaattgtggactgatttgaaGGAAAG GATTGTTTCTCAATTGAAATTATGTGGGGAAATTATAAATGctgaggacatgatggaaaaaacACTTACTAATTTTCATGCTTCAAATGTGATATTGCAGTGA